DNA sequence from the Agromyces aureus genome:
CCCCCGCCGGCGAGCGCGTGTCGCTCTACCTCTCGACGCCCGCCGACCCGGGCACGCCCGCGTCGCCCGACCTCGTTCAGGCGATGACGGATGCCGCGGCGATCGTGCTCGACCTCTCGGAGCGTTCGCGCGGGCTCATCGCCACGGCCCGCGCGACCGGGCGGCCGATCTGGACCGACATCCACGACTACGACGGCACCGCGGAGTTCCACCGCCCCTTCATCGAGGCCGCGGACTGGATCTTCATGAACGCCGACCGCATCGGCGACGACCCGGTGCCGTTCATGCGCGGGTGCGTGCAGGGCGGGGCATCCGTCGTCGTCTGCACGCTCGGGGCACGGGGCGCGGTGGCCGTCGATGCCACCCTCGCGGAGCATCGGGTGGCCGCCGTGCCGGTCGAGGTCGTCGACACGAACGGGGCGGGCGACGCGTTCATGTCGGGCGTGCTCGACGCGCACCTG
Encoded proteins:
- a CDS encoding carbohydrate kinase family protein, translated to MTTPIVISGAASWNRIVLLDRLPEPVPHMQFALGEHETIGGTSAGKALGLVGLGHAVRLHTLIGADADGERVRRLLAASGIEVDDLPADATERHLNLMTPAGERVSLYLSTPADPGTPASPDLVQAMTDAAAIVLDLSERSRGLIATARATGRPIWTDIHDYDGTAEFHRPFIEAADWIFMNADRIGDDPVPFMRGCVQGGASVVVCTLGARGAVAVDATLAEHRVAAVPVEVVDTNGAGDAFMSGVLDAHLAGASLAAALEAGAMHASTVLTTRHLHPSLDALLGASPVEERGALDR